Part of the Planococcus plakortidis genome is shown below.
GGTATGCCCTCTCCTTCATCACGGATGCTTATGGTGATGGTACCTTTATCTTGGACTCCCTGTAATACCACTTGTGTTCCTTCAGGAGAATGCTTGCGGGCGTTGTCCAAGACATTCAGCAATACCTGCTGAAAACGTTCGGGATCAATGAAGGCGACAATCTCATGTTCACAATGGACAGCCAATGAAATCTGTTTCTCGTCAAAAGCTGGCCGAACCAAGGCAACGACGGATGCAAAAAGCATCTCCAGTGAAAATCCCTCTTTTTGAATGGCGAACTGGTTATGATCTATCTGAGCCAGCTCAAACAGCTGCCGGATCAATTCCGTCAAATGGGCCGTCTCTTCCCGGATGATGCCAATGTATTCCTTTTTCTCTTCCTCGGATGCATCCGGCCGGCTCGCGATATCGGCATATCCTTTGATATAGGTCAACGGCGTCCGCAACTCGTGCGAAATACTCGCCAAAAATTCATTCCGCTCATTTTTTAAATGTTCCAAGTCACTGGATAGGGCAGTGATGGCGTTCGCCAGCTCTCCCAACTCATCGTTTCGGCCAATATTCAGGCTGACCTCGTGGTGCCCTTCGCTTAACTGTTCCGTCGCTTCTTTCATCCGAATCAACGGCAACGTAATCAATCGGGATAGCAGAAAAATTGTGATGACGGTCAACCCGACAGCAATCAGGCCAACAATCAGGAATTGGTTTCGCAAATGACTGACCATCCCTTTGATATGATTGGTTTCCGCAAACATGAACACGTGGCCTCTATGTTCTCCTTCAATGGTGATTGGGCTGTCCGTCGCAATAAACTCTTTTTTGTCCCATCGCTCTTCCACGACCTTCCCTCCCTGCAGAACCTCATCAAAATCGGTGTGTTCCAACACTTCCCTCATTTCAGGTTCAATCAGATCGGAATGGGTCAATTCGTTGCCATCTGCATCCGTGATGATGACGATGAAATCGGAGGCCGATTCCATCAACGCCACATGGTTCAATGTCGCCGGTTCAAAACTGTCTTCCAATACTTCGCTGTGGGTGTTCCCTCTTGCAAGCAGGTTGGTCATGACTTCATCCACCCGTTCATTGACAAAAGTAACGTACAGGGTTAGAAACAAAACCGATTCAATGATGATAATAAACACAAAAAACAGCAAACCTATTTTCAATGCAAGCCTGTTTAACATGGCATCCCTCTTTAAGTCGATTGGTTAGCAGCAATCAAGACAAAGACTGCTGCCGAAAGCTGTTGGATTCGGTTCGTCTTTCAAACGGCTAGCTGGTTTCTACTTGGTTTTCCCCTCTTCCAGCAGCGTTTTCCAGGTCTGTAATCCGTCTTCCGACAAGTAGGCATTTCCTTCAAATGTGTAGATCGCCAGTTCCATTCCATCCATCGGGTTTTGTGCAATAAAAGCGATGGCATCTTGTGAAAGGTCCGGTGTATCCACCGGCTCGAGTTCTTCATTTTCCATAGTATACTTCACCAGAGCCGCCGCTGTCCCGTAGCTTCCGAAATACAACTGGTCTTCGGTGAAATGCACCGCTGTGCCTGTTTCATTTCCGGCTGTAATCGCTTCAAAAACTTCGCCGCCATCCTGCGAGAAATAAACCCCTGCAGCCGTAGCCGCAGCGACGAAGTTCGAATCAGTCGGGTGAAGGGCGAGCGCAGTCACTTCCCCATTCAACCCTTCAGCCTTCACAGGTTCCCACGATTCTCCTTTATCGTTACTTTTGTAAAATCCGGCTTCCAGCAAAGAGTTTTTTGCCGGATTGAGCAGGAAGATATCGTGACTGTTGTACCCTACCGCCATCGCATGAAAGTCCGTTTCTCCTTGGAATGCAATCTCTTCCAAAGTTTCGCCGTCATCTATACTTCGCTGAATCCCAAGTGGATTGGGCAAATCTGAATCTGCACTCGGGTGTCCTGAAGAATAGAAGCCCTCATCTACGGCGTTAAAGCCCATATAATCGTAAAAATTATCCGCTGTTTCAAACCACTCGCCATCGCGGTAAATTTTTGGCCCAGTATGTGATGCAAAATACAGTCCGTTCTCTTCTCCTGCATAACCCATCCCATGGACATGGTTCAGTTCCCCTTCAAACGGCACTTCAAATGAATCCGTTGTATCATTGCTGCAGCCGGCCAGTAAAAGTAAAGCCGACAGTACCGCTATGCCCATTCTCTTTTTCTTCATGTAGATGCCCTCCGAATATGTCAATTTTCTATACTTTCCATAAGTATCAACCTCTTATAGCTTAACGAAAAAGTTTCGACTTTTTGTGCAGATATCTTGATTTCAAACAGGTAATTCATACCCTTTACTAATTGCCCTAAAAGAACAGACCTTCCAATCAGTCCGGTGTAGGACCTTTACCTGATTTTTGTTTATATTTTCTACACCTGACATTGCTTTTCTTGTGGTTTAGTCCACTTTAAAGAAATGTCTTTTTCTCGTTTTTTCCTTGCATCAATTTTCAAAATACGTGGCTCGCACTATTCTGGGGAACTCAGTTGTATCAGCTCGGTTTGATCTGTTCCATATAACTCGCAATATCCTCTTCGGACATTTCACCCGTAATGATTTTCTCGATTTTTCCCTCTTGATTGACCAACAATGTAGTGGGCAATGGACGAATATTATAGGCTTCCATAACACTTTTGTCCTTATCGATAACAATCGGGAACGTTAAATTTCGCTGTTCAGCAAATTGTCTCACTTCATAATCGGATTGCGCAATATTGACAGCGAGTATCTCTACACCT
Proteins encoded:
- a CDS encoding sensor histidine kinase → MLNRLALKIGLLFFVFIIIIESVLFLTLYVTFVNERVDEVMTNLLARGNTHSEVLEDSFEPATLNHVALMESASDFIVIITDADGNELTHSDLIEPEMREVLEHTDFDEVLQGGKVVEERWDKKEFIATDSPITIEGEHRGHVFMFAETNHIKGMVSHLRNQFLIVGLIAVGLTVITIFLLSRLITLPLIRMKEATEQLSEGHHEVSLNIGRNDELGELANAITALSSDLEHLKNERNEFLASISHELRTPLTYIKGYADIASRPDASEEEKKEYIGIIREETAHLTELIRQLFELAQIDHNQFAIQKEGFSLEMLFASVVALVRPAFDEKQISLAVHCEHEIVAFIDPERFQQVLLNVLDNARKHSPEGTQVVLQGVQDKGTITISIRDEGEGIPEKDLPFVFERLYRVDKSRSRQYGGSGLGLAIAKEIVESHGGLMTLQSEYGQGTTVLIELKRGDSLAESAVG
- a CDS encoding F510_1955 family glycosylhydrolase, with translation MKKKRMGIAVLSALLLLAGCSNDTTDSFEVPFEGELNHVHGMGYAGEENGLYFASHTGPKIYRDGEWFETADNFYDYMGFNAVDEGFYSSGHPSADSDLPNPLGIQRSIDDGETLEEIAFQGETDFHAMAVGYNSHDIFLLNPAKNSLLEAGFYKSNDKGESWEPVKAEGLNGEVTALALHPTDSNFVAAATAAGVYFSQDGGEVFEAITAGNETGTAVHFTEDQLYFGSYGTAAALVKYTMENEELEPVDTPDLSQDAIAFIAQNPMDGMELAIYTFEGNAYLSEDGLQTWKTLLEEGKTK